Proteins from a genomic interval of Flammeovirgaceae bacterium SG7u.111:
- a CDS encoding RagB/SusD family nutrient uptake outer membrane protein: MKNIIKLFILMIGLGATTACQDQLELKPISAIGDNGFYTNTAEIDAAVVAIYDGLQAAYLREFALTEMRSDNTKTKSSEGEWAQFEDMNVLPTNGAISLYWSGMYNVIFRANKVLENLEVVDNADLKKQFEGEAKFARALAHFNLTRAFGAVPLVTKVVLPSESEAFKKADVAQVLTAIATDLTEAASLLPGRSSIEEGRATVGAAKTLLAKVKLTQGDHAGALPLLEEVMASGEYSLGGDYNEVFYTELNSEVIFTVQYVNDNINESQDFSLEFTQAGLAAGLNYITDDFDAFVDPSDKRMSTLYNPDNEAEVGKFITSSADKRLCGNDWIVLRLADVYLMHVEAIMAGGASTSDADAIASFNMIRDRAGLSTIPAGGTITQQMLLDERRVELAFENHRLYDLVRFGEAESVMSAFAAQEGFTFSPTKLLLPIPQREIDVSFGVLTQNPGY; this comes from the coding sequence ATGAAAAATATAATTAAACTATTTATTTTAATGATAGGGCTTGGGGCGACTACAGCCTGTCAAGACCAGCTAGAGCTGAAACCTATTTCAGCGATAGGGGACAACGGGTTCTATACCAATACTGCTGAAATAGATGCTGCAGTAGTTGCAATCTATGATGGTCTTCAAGCGGCTTACCTACGTGAGTTCGCCCTTACTGAAATGCGTTCAGACAATACTAAAACTAAAAGTAGTGAAGGTGAGTGGGCTCAGTTCGAGGATATGAACGTATTGCCAACCAATGGTGCTATATCACTATATTGGTCAGGAATGTACAATGTGATTTTCCGTGCCAACAAAGTGTTGGAAAACTTGGAAGTAGTGGATAATGCCGATCTTAAAAAGCAATTTGAAGGTGAGGCGAAGTTTGCAAGAGCTCTTGCCCACTTCAACCTAACCAGAGCTTTTGGTGCAGTTCCCCTCGTTACAAAGGTTGTATTGCCTAGTGAGAGTGAGGCATTCAAGAAAGCGGATGTAGCTCAGGTATTGACAGCGATAGCTACTGATCTTACAGAAGCGGCTAGCTTGTTGCCAGGAAGATCTTCAATAGAAGAGGGTAGAGCAACTGTTGGTGCTGCAAAAACGCTATTGGCTAAAGTGAAATTAACCCAAGGCGACCATGCAGGAGCATTGCCCCTACTAGAAGAAGTAATGGCCAGTGGTGAATATTCTTTAGGTGGTGATTATAACGAAGTATTTTATACCGAGCTTAATAGCGAGGTTATCTTTACTGTACAGTATGTGAACGACAATATTAACGAAAGCCAAGATTTCTCTCTTGAGTTTACCCAAGCAGGTTTAGCTGCTGGTTTGAACTACATCACGGATGATTTCGATGCCTTCGTTGACCCTAGTGATAAGAGGATGTCTACCTTGTACAATCCTGATAATGAAGCTGAGGTAGGTAAGTTCATCACTTCATCAGCCGATAAAAGGTTGTGCGGAAACGATTGGATAGTGCTTCGCCTTGCGGATGTGTACCTCATGCACGTGGAAGCGATTATGGCAGGTGGTGCTTCTACAAGCGATGCTGATGCTATTGCTTCTTTCAACATGATAAGGGATAGAGCAGGTTTATCGACTATTCCTGCGGGTGGAACTATTACTCAACAAATGTTGCTCGACGAAAGAAGGGTAGAGTTGGCTTTTGAAAACCACAGGCTCTACGATTTGGTGCGATTTGGCGAAGCGGAGTCTGTAATGAGTGCTTTTGCCGCTCAGGAAGGTTTTACCTTCTCACCAACTAAATTGTTGCTACCAATTCCTCAAAGGGAAATTGATGTGAGTTTTGGGGTATTGACCCAAAACCCTGGTTATTAA